A portion of the Microtus ochrogaster isolate Prairie Vole_2 linkage group LG12, MicOch1.0, whole genome shotgun sequence genome contains these proteins:
- the LOC101991959 gene encoding olfactory receptor 10AC1: MDSTSNSTITCGFLLQGFFEFPHLRPLLFLVLLAVHLATLSGNLLILVAVLSVPTRPPMLLFLCQLSAIELCYTLVVVPRSLADLSMPGHGRGSPISFLGCAVQMQMFVALGGAECFLLAAMAYDRYVAICHPLRYASIVTPGLCARLALACCLGGLAVSVGLTVAVFHLPFCGSRLLVHFFCDITALLHLACTRSYIDELPLLGACLVLLLLPSMLILTSYGAIASALRHLHGGGGRRKAASTCASHLAVTFLHYGCATFMYVRPKSSYSPRLDRTVALVYTNVTPLLYPLIYSLRNREITSAIHRVLGLRGWGSV, encoded by the coding sequence ATGGACAGTACCAGCAATAGCACCATAACCTGTGGCTTTCTCCTTCAAGGCTTTTTCGAGTTCCCACACTTGAGGCCCCTTCTCTTCCTGGTGCTCCTAGCTGTGCACCTGGCGACTTTGAGCGGGAACCTACTCATCCTGGTGGCTGTGCTCTCGGTGCCCACCAGACCTCCCATGCTGCTCTTTCTTTGCCAGCTGTCAGCCATCGAACTCTGCTACACGCTGGTGGTGGTGCCCCGCTCTCTAGCCGATCTGAGCATGCCCGGCCATGGCAGGGGCAGCCCCATCTCTTTCCTGGGCTGCGCTGTCCAGATGCAGATGTTTGTGGCCCTGGGTGGAGCTGAGTGCTTCTTGTTGGCAGCCATGgcttatgaccgctatgtggccatctgccacCCACTGCGCTACGCATCTATAGTGACCCCCGGTTTATGCGCAAGACTGGCCCTGGCTTGCTGCCTTGGGGGACTAGCAGTGTCAGTGGGGCTAACGGTGGCAGTCTTCCACCTGCCTTTCTGTGGTTCCCGCCTGCTGGTGCATTTCTTCTGCGACATCACTGCACTACTGCATCTGGCTTGCACACGGAGCTACATAGATGAGCTGCCCTTGCTAGGAGCCTGCCTGGTGCTGCTGTTGCTGCCCTCAATGCTCATTCTGACCTCGTATGGGGCCATTGCCTCTGCCCTGCGCCACCTGCATGGTGGTGGGGGCAGACGCAAGGCTGCATCCACGTGTGCCTCGCACCTGGCTGTTACCTTCCTGCATTATGGCTGTGCCACCTTCATGTATGTGCGGCCCAAGTCCAGTTACTCCCCGCGACTGGATCGGACAGTTGCACTGGTTTATACCAATGTCACACCGCTTCTATATCCTCTTATCTACAGCCTGCGAAACCGGGAGATCACTTCCGCCATTCACAGAGTCCTGGGGCTCCGTGGATGGGGGTCTGTATGA